The genomic window TTCCTGCAATCCGAGGATGTCCGGTTGTGCCGATTCGAGCCATTCGAGCACGTGCGGCAGGCGGACATTCAGGGAGTTGACGTTCCAGGAGGCAACTTTCACGGATGACGGCTCCGGTGGGGGTTTGCATGATGCGGCGAATTGTAACGGCTGCCGGTCTTCGGCGCAGTGCACAATGCCGTCATGGTTCACTCGCGTGCATGAGCAGGACCGCGAAACGCGCCTCGGCATCGGTCCAGTGCCCGCTGACCGACCAGCCCGCCTCGGCGGCGAGGGTGGTGAACGCCCCGATGTCGTACTTCCGCGAGGTCTCGGTGTGCAGGCTCTCACCGGCCGTCAGCTCAAAACGCTCGCCTGCGACATGGACCGTGACCGCGCGCCTGCAGACCAGGTGCATCTCGATGCGGGCGGGCGCCTCGAAATAGCGGGCCTCGTGCCGGAAGTCATCCGGATCGAAATCGGCACCGAGCTCGCGATTGATACGCACCAGCAGGTTGCGGTTGAACGCCGCCGTCACGCCCTCGGGATCGTCGTAGGCAGGGATCAGGATATCGGCGGACTTGTCGAGGTCGATCCCCAGCAGAAACCTCGAATCCTGACCCAGCAGTCCGCGGCAGTGCTGCAGCAGATGCCGCGCGTCCCCGGTCTCCAGGTTGCCGATGGTTGAACCGGGGAAAAAACCGAGCCGCG from Spiribacter curvatus includes these protein-coding regions:
- the egtD gene encoding L-histidine N(alpha)-methyltransferase, translated to MTDTLQHDVLAALRDPAHRIPSAWLYDQRGSALFEAITQLPSYYPTRTEIGILEAHLPAIAAAVPERSLLVELGSGSSRKTVPLIDALHQPAGYVPLDISADYLAEAADALSARFPGLPVHPWVADFTEAFDLPADLPEHTSRLGFFPGSTIGNLETGDARHLLQHCRGLLGQDSRFLLGIDLDKSADILIPAYDDPEGVTAAFNRNLLVRINRELGADFDPDDFRHEARYFEAPARIEMHLVCRRAVTVHVAGERFELTAGESLHTETSRKYDIGAFTTLAAEAGWSVSGHWTDAEARFAVLLMHASEP